One Polynucleobacter sp. SHI8 genomic window, ATTCCAAAATCCAACCACCATCCATGGTAAGGTCAATGCAAATAGTCCTAGAATTGTGATTCGAATTACCAGTGGAATCGTGGCTGCTAGAGTTTGATGCACGAGGAACAACATCAATAGCGCAGTACTAAGGGTCAGTACAAAAAAAATCACTCGCCTAACAGTGATGGTCAAATCAGGGGCAATATTTACATGGGGATTCAAAGGACTCGCTCTAGCTCATTTATACAATGCAAAACGCTTGTATAGTATAGGTTAACTAACACTTTTTCACTTAACACCTAGGATTAATTTGTGTCACAAAATGCAGTAAATACACCGAATGTAATTTTGAGCCAGTCACTTTGGTATGTTGCACCGGGGCATGCTGAAATACGCTCTGAGCCTTTGGCACCAATGACAAATGAAAGCGTTCGTGTACGCGCTCTTTTTGGCGCATTAAGCCGCGGTACTGAATCCCTAGTCTATCGTGGACTCGTTCCAGAGTCAGAGTTCTCGCGCATGGCAGCCCCATGGATGGGAGGAACCTTTCCATTTCCAGTGCAATATGGTTATTCAAACGTTGGAATAGTTGAAGACGGGCCAGCCGATTGGATTGGAAAGTATGTTTTTGCACTTCAACCTCATAAAACAATCTACCAGACAGTCACTCAAGATGTTGTGCCTTTGCCAGTGGGAGTAAGTGTCGAACGTGCAGTTCTAGCAGCAAATATGGAAACAGCCTTAAATGCAGTTTGGGATGCCACTCCAGGACCTGGTGATCGTATTACAGTAATTGGAGGCGGAGTTGTCGGTTGTTTAATAGCCTATTTATGTGGACACTTACCAGGTGCTGAAGTGACTTTGGTCGATATCAATCCAAATCGAGCTGCGATAGCAAAATCATTAGGAGTTCATTTTTCTTTGCCAGAGACGGCGCCGTCCGATTGTGATGTCGTATTTCACTGTAGTGCAAGTGTTGCTGGACTAGCTACTGCAATGGATGCTGCGGGCAATGAGGCAACCGTTTTGGAGTTGAGTTGGTATGGAGCTAATTTAGTCCAGGCGCCACTTGGAGGAGCATTTCATAGCCGTCAAATTCGCTTGCAGTCAAGTCAAGTTGGCCATGTATCCTCATCTCATCGCCCACGCTGGACTCATCGTCGAAGATTGCAAGCAGCTCTCAATATGTTGACTGATACAAGACTAGATGCTTTGCTCGAAACCGCAGTTGATTTTGCTGATTTACCCGATCGATTACCCGATCTTCTTGGAGCGCAAAGTGATGCGTTGTGTTGTTTGATTCGATATCCTTAAGGAGTTAAGATGTTTACAGTAGAAGTTCGTGACCATATTATGATTGCCCATTCATTTCGTGGGGCAGTCTTTGGGCCAGCACAGGCTTTGCATGGAGCAACATTTGTAGTTGATGCAGCTTTTATTGCAAAAGAGCTTGATGAAAACGGTATTGTGATTGATATTGGGCTAGCGCTTGATGTTTTGAAGGCAACCCTCAAGCCAATTAATTATTGCAATTTAGATGATTTACCAGAGTTTAAGGGCGTCAATACCACAACAGAGTTTTTGACGAAGTACATCTTTGACAAACTAGCGACAGCAGCTCGCACAGATAGTTTAGGTCGAAAGGGTTCAGAACTGAGTGCTATTCGAGTAACAATTTCAGAATCCCATATTGCCCGCGCATGGTATGAGGCTGCAATTCATTGAAATCAAGCGGTAGTTCAATGAAGCACTTGATTTTTGTTTATCCAGGTGACCTAACGACCCCTACCGGTGGATATGCCTATGATCGGCGGATGATTGAGGGACTTGAACGCCTTGGCTGGCAGATTCAGTTAATTAGTCTTGGAGATGGTTATCCTTTTATAGACCAAACTCAAAGGGACTATGCAAGAAATAAGTTACTGAGCCTAGCTAAAGGTGTGCCCATGGTAATCGATGGTTTAGCCTTAGGAGTACTGCCAGATCTTGCTCCTGAAATTGCAAGCAGGCATCCCCTGATCGCTTTGATCCACCACCCCCTAGCATTTGAATATGGATTAAAGGATCCTGAAGTAAAACACCTGAAGCAAAGCGAGACCCAAGCACTAAAAAATGTAGTGGGCGTTATCGCAAACAGTCCAGCG contains:
- a CDS encoding zinc-binding alcohol dehydrogenase, with amino-acid sequence MSQNAVNTPNVILSQSLWYVAPGHAEIRSEPLAPMTNESVRVRALFGALSRGTESLVYRGLVPESEFSRMAAPWMGGTFPFPVQYGYSNVGIVEDGPADWIGKYVFALQPHKTIYQTVTQDVVPLPVGVSVERAVLAANMETALNAVWDATPGPGDRITVIGGGVVGCLIAYLCGHLPGAEVTLVDINPNRAAIAKSLGVHFSLPETAPSDCDVVFHCSASVAGLATAMDAAGNEATVLELSWYGANLVQAPLGGAFHSRQIRLQSSQVGHVSSSHRPRWTHRRRLQAALNMLTDTRLDALLETAVDFADLPDRLPDLLGAQSDALCCLIRYP
- a CDS encoding 6-carboxytetrahydropterin synthase, with the protein product MFTVEVRDHIMIAHSFRGAVFGPAQALHGATFVVDAAFIAKELDENGIVIDIGLALDVLKATLKPINYCNLDDLPEFKGVNTTTEFLTKYIFDKLATAARTDSLGRKGSELSAIRVTISESHIARAWYEAAIH